The following proteins come from a genomic window of Sinorhizobium fredii NGR234:
- a CDS encoding DUF302 domain-containing protein: MMKISNAILSAALLIAMTALAHVSTAEAADWDGIVTVKSRYSVSETVNRIKVSVEDKGITLFGVIDQAKLGNAAGNEVRPSRLVMFGNPALGTTFITANPLAGLDWPVRVLVYQAKDGSVYAAYTDFDWIAKRHRISSREREFAMASQVIQAVTSSVRE, encoded by the coding sequence ATGATGAAGATCAGCAATGCGATACTATCGGCAGCCTTGCTCATCGCAATGACGGCACTGGCTCATGTGTCGACGGCCGAGGCCGCAGACTGGGACGGTATCGTCACGGTCAAGAGCCGCTATTCGGTCAGCGAGACCGTGAACCGCATCAAGGTCAGCGTCGAGGATAAGGGGATTACCCTCTTCGGCGTCATCGACCAGGCCAAGCTCGGCAATGCCGCCGGCAACGAGGTGCGACCGTCGCGCCTGGTGATGTTCGGCAATCCGGCACTCGGCACGACGTTCATCACCGCCAATCCTCTCGCCGGACTCGACTGGCCCGTCCGGGTCCTCGTCTATCAGGCGAAGGACGGATCCGTCTACGCCGCCTACACTGACTTCGACTGGATCGCAAAACGGCATCGAATTTCGAGTCGGGAGCGCGAGTTTGCCATGGCGTCGCAGGTGATCCAAGCTGTCACATCAAGTGTCAGAGAGTAG
- a CDS encoding MFS transporter has product MADLDHALPPASVSVLANPVADRWHFGIIALIAFLTLVDLFAAQAILPSLQREFGVSRATMGLAVNASTFGMAAAGVAVGIFGRNLDRRNGIWISLALLAIPTALLSTSRDIAIFTGLRVAQGLCMATAFTLTMAYLSERFPAERATGALAAYITGNVASNLFGRILSAAVADLGGLSINFQTFALLNLAGAALVWTTLKRTERMMPDRHRRSRSENWNLSGRSVLGNRRLQIVLAIGFLILFVFIGTFTYVNFRLVELGLSPMQLGLVYLVFLPSLFTTPLGGYISRRLGAGAGIVLTLLCAALGLVALLSSSCAVVLAGLAMVAVGTFLAQALATSQVGHIAETEKATASGAYLASYYTGGLFGSLVIGQIYDRFGWSTSVLTLVAMAVLAMFFAVPLRAIRSGYRNGQETALSNRNDEPHP; this is encoded by the coding sequence ATGGCGGACCTCGATCATGCCTTGCCGCCGGCGTCCGTATCCGTGCTGGCAAACCCCGTAGCCGACCGCTGGCATTTCGGCATCATTGCGCTCATCGCATTCCTAACCCTCGTCGATCTCTTCGCCGCCCAGGCGATCCTGCCATCGCTGCAGCGAGAGTTCGGGGTGAGCCGCGCTACAATGGGTCTCGCGGTCAATGCCAGCACCTTCGGCATGGCGGCCGCTGGCGTTGCCGTCGGCATCTTCGGGCGCAATCTGGATCGGCGAAACGGCATCTGGATCAGTCTCGCACTGCTTGCCATACCGACCGCCTTGCTCTCAACATCGCGGGACATCGCGATCTTCACTGGCCTGCGCGTGGCGCAGGGCCTGTGCATGGCGACCGCCTTCACGCTCACCATGGCCTATCTTTCGGAGCGGTTCCCGGCCGAGCGGGCGACGGGCGCGCTTGCCGCCTATATCACCGGAAATGTCGCGAGCAACCTCTTCGGCCGCATTCTCTCGGCGGCAGTTGCCGATCTCGGTGGTTTGTCGATCAACTTCCAGACCTTCGCGCTGCTCAACCTGGCGGGCGCGGCCCTCGTCTGGACCACGTTGAAGCGGACGGAACGCATGATGCCGGACCGACACAGGCGAAGCAGGAGCGAAAACTGGAACCTAAGTGGGCGCTCGGTGCTCGGCAATCGACGCCTGCAGATCGTGCTCGCCATCGGCTTCCTGATCCTCTTCGTCTTCATAGGGACATTCACCTATGTCAACTTCCGGCTGGTCGAGCTCGGGCTGTCGCCGATGCAGCTCGGCCTCGTCTATCTGGTATTCCTGCCATCGCTGTTCACGACGCCGCTCGGCGGGTATATCTCGCGTCGCCTCGGAGCCGGGGCCGGCATTGTGCTGACGCTCCTATGCGCTGCGCTCGGGCTCGTCGCCCTTCTGAGCAGTAGTTGCGCCGTTGTGCTTGCCGGCCTCGCCATGGTCGCCGTCGGCACGTTTCTCGCGCAGGCGCTTGCCACCAGCCAGGTCGGCCACATCGCCGAGACGGAGAAGGCAACGGCAAGCGGCGCCTACCTCGCCTCCTATTACACGGGCGGGCTCTTCGGCAGCCTGGTGATCGGCCAGATCTACGATCGTTTCGGATGGAGCACTTCAGTCCTGACGCTCGTCGCGATGGCTGTGCTCGCTATGTTCTTTGCCGTGCCGCTGCGCGCCATAAGGTCCGGTTATCGAAATGGACAAGAGACGGCATTATCAAATCGCAACGACGAGCCTCATCCTTGA